The Triticum dicoccoides isolate Atlit2015 ecotype Zavitan chromosome 6A, WEW_v2.0, whole genome shotgun sequence genome has a window encoding:
- the LOC119314790 gene encoding uncharacterized protein LOC119314790, translating to MAPAERSCTIGRFAADEAAPPETLHVVRLQRLRLRRAAEGCLDPIAEEDDYAGSSSSSGGEDDHDGPAGSPIAHGSSSSATVDLAQSFR from the coding sequence ATGGCCCCAGCCGAGAGATCCTGCACGATCGGCCGCTTCGCCGCGGACGAGGCGGCCCCGCCGGAGACCCTCCACGTAGTGCGGCTGCAGCGGCTCCGCCTCCGTCGCGCGGCGGAGGGATGCCTCGACCCCATCGCCGAGGAGGACGACTAcgctggcagcagcagcagcagtggcggcgAAGACGACCACGATGGCCCCGCCGGCTCGCCCATCGCccacggcagcagcagcagcgccaccGTCGACCTTGCCCAAAGTTTTCGCTGA